In Nocardia asteroides, a single genomic region encodes these proteins:
- a CDS encoding cytochrome P450 encodes MNTPRSAPSPLSDAPTGGCPVAHGSPVETDGPRIPLHTAEFAADPHGAYGAMRAKYGSMAPIELAPGVPATLVLGHQTAVRILNDPEHFPADPRAWQESIPPDSPVKPMMEWYPNALRNSGQAHLRYRQAYVAAIDGIDLHALHATVETIAIPLINQFCTTGSADLIGQYAFPLVFEVLNRMVGCSAELGARVAQGMAMLFDTVEAARGMEMLSTALLELIALRRREPGDDVTSRLAHHPAGLDDTEMLSNLISFYGAGIEPQQNLIANTLLLMVTDDRFGGNMLGGALSTRDALDEVLFDDPPMANFCTSYPRQPILIDNTWLPAHQPVVISLSGANNDPQIRAADHTGNRSHLAWGAGPHACPAKSVAYLVVQEAIDQLLDALPDLELAVPEAELQRRPGPFHRALAGLPVTFPPSPPMHI; translated from the coding sequence GTGAACACCCCCCGATCCGCCCCGTCCCCGCTGTCCGACGCGCCGACCGGGGGCTGCCCGGTTGCGCACGGTTCGCCCGTCGAGACCGACGGCCCCCGGATCCCGCTGCACACCGCGGAATTCGCGGCCGACCCGCACGGTGCCTACGGCGCCATGCGCGCGAAGTACGGGTCGATGGCGCCGATCGAGCTGGCGCCGGGCGTCCCGGCGACGCTGGTGCTCGGCCACCAGACCGCGGTGCGGATTCTGAACGACCCGGAGCACTTCCCGGCCGACCCGCGCGCCTGGCAGGAGAGCATCCCGCCGGATTCCCCGGTCAAGCCGATGATGGAGTGGTACCCGAACGCGCTGCGCAACAGCGGCCAGGCGCACCTGCGCTACCGGCAGGCCTACGTCGCCGCCATCGACGGGATCGACCTGCACGCCCTGCACGCCACCGTGGAGACGATCGCGATCCCGCTGATCAACCAGTTCTGCACCACCGGCTCGGCGGATCTCATCGGGCAGTACGCCTTTCCGCTGGTCTTCGAGGTGCTGAACCGGATGGTCGGCTGCTCGGCCGAGCTCGGGGCACGGGTGGCGCAGGGCATGGCCATGCTCTTCGACACCGTCGAGGCGGCGCGCGGCATGGAGATGCTGAGCACCGCGCTGCTGGAGCTGATCGCGCTGCGCCGCAGGGAGCCGGGCGACGACGTCACCTCCCGGCTCGCGCACCACCCGGCCGGGCTGGACGACACCGAGATGCTGAGCAACCTGATCAGCTTCTACGGCGCGGGCATCGAGCCGCAGCAGAACCTGATCGCGAACACGCTGCTGCTCATGGTGACCGACGACCGGTTCGGCGGGAACATGCTCGGCGGCGCGCTCTCGACGAGGGACGCCCTGGACGAGGTGCTCTTCGACGACCCGCCGATGGCGAACTTCTGCACCTCCTACCCGCGCCAGCCGATCCTGATCGACAACACCTGGCTGCCCGCGCACCAGCCGGTGGTGATCAGCCTCTCCGGCGCGAACAACGACCCGCAGATCCGCGCCGCCGACCACACCGGCAACCGCTCGCACCTGGCCTGGGGCGCGGGCCCGCACGCCTGCCCGGCCAAGTCGGTCGCCTACCTGGTCGTGCAGGAGGCCATCGACCAGCTGCTGGACGCGCTGCCCGACCTCGAACTCGCGGTGCCCGAAGCGGAGCTGCAGCGCCGCCCCGGCCCGTTCCACCGCGCGCTGGCCGGGCTCCCGGTCACCTTCCCGCCGTCCCCGCCGATGCACATCTGA